GTCGTAACTGTCGTAGATTTCGATACGCCGGTGCATAATTTCAACTAAAAAATTGAGACGCAAATCCATCTTCAGCCTGAACTCCTTTGGCAACCAATATCCCTGAACCAGTCCGTAATCAATCACCATTTTGGCATCAGTAACAACAAATGGCAGGCGCGCCGGGACAAACTCTAACCGAACCACATCTCCTGAATTGAGCCTTACATAACCTATGCCCCTGATGTGATAATCATCGGCACGCCGGGGAATAAATTTTACCAATGCGACACTTTCCCCTTGCCAAACTTTGGTACCGAGTACCTCATAACGATAACCGCCTCTTGTCTCAAGAAAAAAGGGCATCCTGGTCTGACGCGCTATCAGCCCCTTTTTCACTAAATTCTGACAGACCTGGGTTTTTTCTCGCCCGGAAACCACACGCCCATCAACACTTACTTGCAGAAAATCATACTCCTGCTCCTCGTAACGCTCCATCTTTACCCGACGCCGGCATTCTATCCTTTGCCGTTTACCACTGCGAAAATCATACTCCTGATAAGTAAAGTCTGCATAGTACACCACACCCGCCAGTTCGCTTGCAATCTGACGCTGTCGAAGGAATATTCGATTGATGACCTCTTCTTTATTAAGAGCCCAGAATAAAATTAGCAGCCCAATAAGTATCATAAGGCATTATCTTTTTATCCTACCATCTGTCAAGGAGTTAAAACTTGCTTGGTATCTTAATAAGGGTAAAATTGTTTCGTATGGATAGTGGAAAACCACGGGTGGTTTTCTCCGCCTGTTTGGGATTTGAGCACTGCCGGTATAACGGAGAAATCATCCATGATGATTTTTGTAACCGCCTAAAACATTATGTTGAACCGATTCCGGTCTGTCCGGAGAAAGCAATTGGCCTCGGTGTACCGCGCGAACCTATCAGAATAGTCTATCAGAACAATAGCCCCCGACTTATTCAACCCGCTACTGGTAAGGACTTGACTGAATCGATGCAACGGTTCGCTATTGAATTTCTCGGTCAACTGGATAGTGTGGATGGGTTTATTCTTAAATCACGTTCGCCCTCGTGCGGCACCCGTGATGTTAAATCCTACAACGAAGACGGCAATCTCAGACCATCGATTCACCGTCGGGGCATCTTTGGTGGCGCAACAATCGAGCGGTTTCCTGATAAACCGGTCGAGGACGAGGGCCGACTGAAAAATTTCCTTATCCGGGAAAGCTTGCTGACCCGACTTTTCTCCCTTTATCGGTTCCGATTATTGCGTTTAGCCCCGTCAATGGGTAACCTTGTGGAATTCCACACCACTCACAAACTTCTCTTGATGGCTTATGACCAGAATTCGCTTCATCGTTTAGGGCGCATCGTCGCGAACCCGGACCGGCGACCGCTTCATGAACTGCTCAATCAATACGAACAACTTTTATCCCACGCCCTTGCGCGACCACCCAAGTACACTAATGCGATCAATGTCCTGCTCCACACGCTCGGTTATTTTTCTCGTAATCTCAGTACCGGCGAAAAGGGGTTTTTCCTCGACACCCTGGAAAGTTACCGTAGCGGCCGCCTGCCATTGAGTACACCGGTCAGCATAATTCGCTCCTGGATTGTCCGGTTTGATCAACAGTACCTCGCCCGACAGTGGTTTTTCTTCCCCTATCCCGAAGACCTGCGCGACATCAGCGATTCGGGCAAAGGCCGCGACCGATGACCATTCGCATCGGTTATCCCTGTATAAACCTGTCACTTAACTGCCGTAGCACAAAAACATTCCGTCTCCGCTCTTATTCTGAGGAAAGATTCAAAACCACCGTAACAAGTAATCTCGCCTGTCTGGAAGAAACAGTTAAATGGAACATCGAAAACGGCGTCAAATTCTTCCGCATCAGTTCGGACCTCATTCCTTTCGCCTCTCATCCTATCTGCACATTCCCCTGGCAAAAGTTTTTTCGTCCTTACTTCCGTCGTCTGGGTTATTATATCCGCGAGCATCGCATCCGGGTCTCAATGCATCCCGACCAATTCGTTCTCCTCAACGCCCTTGATAAAAGAATTGTCCGCAATTCCATAAGAGAATTAGTATATCATGCTCAAGTCCTTGACCTGATGCAACTCCCGCCGGATGCTAAAATTCAGATTCATATCGGCGGTGTTTATGGTAATAAAGAGCAAAGTATCCAACGATTCGCTCAACAGTTTCAGAAACTTCCGGCAAATGTCCGGCGGCGATTAGTTGTAGAAAATGATGACCGCTTGTATACCGTGAGCGATTGTCTGAAACTTCATCGTATTATTAAAATCCCGGTGGTATTTGACTCTTTTCACCACGAGGTCAATCCCGACGGTACCGATATCAAAACTGCCTTATTGCGTTGCATGCGAACCTGGCGCCGCCGCGACGGCGTTCCGATCGTTGACTACTCTTCCCAGGAACCAAAAGCACGTCTTGGCTCTCACACCCATCACATTAACCAGAACCATTTTCGCTCTTTCATCGAACAACTTCCCGAGCATGACTTCGACTTGATGCTGGAGATAAAAGACAAAGAAAAAAGCGCCCTCGTGGCTTTGAAACTGTTAAAAAATTTGGCGTATCGGTAGTACACTGGTATAGTTTGATTGAAATATTTGACAACAGGCAAACCAGGCGTAAAATTTCCCCCAATCTTATGGGTAAATTTCGTGGCGGAATTCATCCCCGCGAGCATAAGGAAGCAACCGAATACAAACCGATTGAAGTTGCTCCTTTGCCCCAGCGGGTATCCATTCCTCTATCTCAACACACGGGTGCACCTTCGAAACCGGTTGTCAAAATAGGCGATACGGTCCGCACCGGAACGGTCATCGGCGAAC
The nucleotide sequence above comes from candidate division WOR-3 bacterium. Encoded proteins:
- a CDS encoding DUF1722 domain-containing protein, translating into MDSGKPRVVFSACLGFEHCRYNGEIIHDDFCNRLKHYVEPIPVCPEKAIGLGVPREPIRIVYQNNSPRLIQPATGKDLTESMQRFAIEFLGQLDSVDGFILKSRSPSCGTRDVKSYNEDGNLRPSIHRRGIFGGATIERFPDKPVEDEGRLKNFLIRESLLTRLFSLYRFRLLRLAPSMGNLVEFHTTHKLLLMAYDQNSLHRLGRIVANPDRRPLHELLNQYEQLLSHALARPPKYTNAINVLLHTLGYFSRNLSTGEKGFFLDTLESYRSGRLPLSTPVSIIRSWIVRFDQQYLARQWFFFPYPEDLRDISDSGKGRDR
- the uvsE gene encoding UV DNA damage repair endonuclease UvsE translates to MRIGYPCINLSLNCRSTKTFRLRSYSEERFKTTVTSNLACLEETVKWNIENGVKFFRISSDLIPFASHPICTFPWQKFFRPYFRRLGYYIREHRIRVSMHPDQFVLLNALDKRIVRNSIRELVYHAQVLDLMQLPPDAKIQIHIGGVYGNKEQSIQRFAQQFQKLPANVRRRLVVENDDRLYTVSDCLKLHRIIKIPVVFDSFHHEVNPDGTDIKTALLRCMRTWRRRDGVPIVDYSSQEPKARLGSHTHHINQNHFRSFIEQLPEHDFDLMLEIKDKEKSALVALKLLKNLAYR